The genomic stretch GATAAGAGTATTAGCAAGAAAAGGACAGATAATGGCTTTACCACTTCCTTATTTATCTTCATCTTCTCATCTACGCTTCCATCTAAGTAATTAAGAAATGGTATATACATTACATAATTCCATAACATTCTGTACATAAAGAGCATTATAAAATATATACCACCTAAGTAATTGGAAATCTTACCTTTTAAATAAAGATACAAAAACGTAGAAAAGATAAGAAGTTGAGATACCAAGAAGAAATCTTTATACTCATAAAACACGCCTATTACTGAGAATATATCAAAACCAAAGCCAATTTGCAACAAATTATCAAACACCGGCGTAGTTATATCGTGGAAATAGTAAACTGGAGAAGAAATGATAAAGTAAATGTTCAAGAAGATAAAAGTCATTACCCACGATAATAGAAATTGATAGATATTTTTTCTTTCGCTACGCAACTGTATAAGATAAAAAGGTAGGAAAATTAATGGATCTTGCTTAAACGAAACTGATAAACCGTAAAAGAAACCCTTAACCCACTCCCTACTCGATATGAAAGATAAAATAAGAAAAGTAACCCAAATAATATCATCAATACCTCCAGTAGAGTAAAGTAAGTAGTAAATATTAAATAGATAGGATGATATAAATAGAAGAAAAGTTGTTCTATCGAGCTTATACCAAAGTATAAAAGGTAAAAAAACATAGAAGAAAAGAATAATATAATTAGGATTAAAGTGGAAAATAACAGCTGGAATATAAAGTAAAAAGGACAATGAAGGGTAATTTAAATTTGTCACAACACCTCCAGTTGTACAAGGAGTACCATAAATCTCTGATGAGAGATTATAAATTTGATAAACATTACTTGTAACTGAAGGTATATAAGGGTTCAAACCGTGAAGAAATTGATAAGCTGAATAATAGTCAATCATTAATTCATCAGTACCAAAAGGTTTTGCTACTCTAGATGAAATAGCTACTAAAACAACTGCAATAAGTGAAGCAATATCAAGTCGTCGCAACAATAATCCAGCTAGAAAAATAAAATATAAGATAAAAAGAAGATACAACTTGTGGAAAAAATACCAATATTCAATAGGAACCAGAAACAGTTCAGTGTAAATAGCTAATTTTACAAATCCGGAATCACCTTTAAAGAAAAGAAGAATACCAGCAAGAGAAAGTAGAACAACTATTAAAATATCACTCCATAGTGTAGGATAATAAAATAAGGAGAAAAGGGTCATAGAAGCCCAAATTAAAATTTCCGAAAGATTTGAAGTTAACGGCGAAATATACCGTTTTTCCATGCTATAACAACTTTCAACTCAACTTATTTTAAATCTTTTCATAACTACTAAATCAAGAATTAAAAAATTAGTAGTAATATTGAGAGTGTACTAGTAAATAAACCGGTAAATACACAAGTATCCTTCAATTAAACAGAATAATATTTTCTATCAATTTAACGGCAAACAAAATAGACCTTAAAAATAAAACAGAGTATCACATAAATTAATATTACTCCTCAAATCTTCCGAGTAAGAGCTAGCCCAAAAAAGCAAAGTTTTTCTTCAGATAAAAACTGAATGCAATATTAACGGAATTCAGTAAAAAATTTAACGAAGAATAAATGAAATTAAATAATATCTCATCTTTATTTAAATTTCAAAATATTAATAAGTAGTATAGGTAAAATAAGCTAGATTATTAATATATCTTAGATTATAACATTCTTTTAATTAATATAGTTCTATTAAAAGTTTTACTATATATCATAATGTCAATTAACTCTATATCATAATATTATGCTCTACTAATTAACAAGCGTAGATGATATAGTCATTATGCTAAAAAACTAAATTAATCTTAATAATGAGAAAGCACACAACTGAACACTAAACTCATATTAGTTTTAATAAAAATTGGATAGCATTTTACGTAAAAATCTTACGTTGAAATGGTTTTTAAATAAATACGATTCTATTGTATAAAATTTTCATCTAATACTGATAAATTTGTTCTCTTTGAGATGAAATATAGTATAAATATCTATGATATCTTTATGAAATAATTATTCGCTGCAAGGATTTTCCGATAAATGCTATCCTGGATATAACATACCATGTGCTTGTGTTTCTAACTCCATATTTTCAATATAGCTATTATTATGTTTAAATTAATAAAAATCTGTATATATTAGATAAAATTAATTAAATTCATTTCAATAACTAATCATTGGACAATTCAACATTAAGATTTCCGTTTGCCTTAGTAGAGTTGGATTTTAACTATTAAATGCACACTACGTAATGTAAAGGGCGAGTAGTAACACATATTTAATTTAGACGAAGAATGATTTTGCTATATTATTTGTGTGTAGAATTATGTTAGTTCTAGGGAAAATTAAAATTCATATTTAAACTCCTGAACTGCCTTGTTTTCTAATCAAATTCTTTCCACAAAGATTTGAAAAGAGAAATGAGCTTCTTCCTTACTGTTCAAAACCTTTAATCCCAAGCCATTATGATAAGCATCTGGTGCTCCGCTCATTGGTTCTATTGCTAAAGCACCTTTAACTCCAGTATAAACTTGAATAAAAGGCATATTTTCCCTCTTAATCAAAATAGAAGAATAAGAAGATTTAAGCTTTACATTTCCATTTACTAGAAAACAATCGTCATAATCTCTATGTTCAAATTTAGAAATAACTAACTCTCCCGTAGGAATCTTATCCTTCATAACACATTGCTTAACATCAGTTGTAGTTAAAATCTCCCAATCATCTGAAATAACAAAATAAGGATGCGTACCAACAGTAAGAGGTGCTCTTCTTTCGCCGGTGTTAGTAATTGAAATCTTTATGGATAACGCGTTTTCATCTATTTTATAATTTACTCTGGAAAGAAGTGTTGAAGGGTAACCATCATGTTTCAATAAATACTGTAAAGTTAAAGAATCATCTTTCTTATCAACTACTTCAAAGGCCTCATTTAATACTAAACCGTGGATGGCATTTCCTTCCTTATTTTTAGGTAGAGAATATTTGATACCATCAAATTCATATTCACCATCCTTAACTCTATTTGTATATGGTATTAGAAGTGCCATTCCACCTCTTGTCGGTTTATAGAGGTTTCCCCTTAAAATGACATCTTTTCCATTTACTGTGAAGGAATATAAATAGCCTCCTCTTAGTAAAATTTCAGCCTCAGCATTTCCTTTTCCTATTTTCATATGCAATAATAAGATTGAATACATAAAAATTAATTGATGATGAGCACCCAACCTCCTGAAGGATGAGGAGGGCTAGATTAACTGATTAGGGTGAAAGATTAGTTATCTCTTCAATGATTTTCCTAAAGAATTCCTCATGTTCTATTTTTCTATACCTACTACTCCTTAAATGATTATAAAATTCTTCAGTTTCTATCATTAGTCTGCCACATATAGGACATCTACTTTTAGTTTCCACCAAAATCCTCTCCAGATAAGGATAAATCACTTGCTTCCTAAACTGCATCTCAATATTTTTCAAATTTGTACTGCCTTCCTCTCTTCTCTCAAGTGAGCTCAAATATTCTTTTATAGCTTTTATCCCTCCAGCTTCTATTTTCTTCAGCGTTCTTTCGTAGTTCTCTAGCTCTTCTCTAGCATAATCAATTCCTAATGACGCCAAAAATTCTAATTCTTCTTTACTAATTACAAGTCTAAGGACTAAGCCGTGAAGGACATCTTTTTGACTATAATAACTGGCACTACCGAATTGAGTGTTAATTACCCACTTTAAACCGTACATGCTGTGGTAAACGAATATAGTTGTATTGCCTCTTTGTAGCGTTCTAGGTGCTACATGTTCAAATCCTATCATCATGAGGGCTTTAAAAAGCGAGACCATGAGATAAATAAGATCAAAAGTTATTAATTTTTACTTGACCTAAATTTTTACCCTTTAACAGAAGTATTAGGAAATCAAGATATATGATATTTTCTCCGAGTTAATATGATCCCTACGAAGAAATAGCTTAATATTAGTAGGTGATGCAATAGTTATAAATAGTATCTCTACACTGGCTTATAAATTAATTAAGCTGACTGGCCTTCATAAATAGAAGACACCAAATTAATATTCTTACCTACCGAGGAATATTTATATTGTAATGCGATTTCATATTCTATTTGAGGTAAAGTAGGCTATTTTTATTTAATACAAGAGTGTATCATTATCCATATTATAAACTTAGGGTTTAGAGACTTTCGTATAATCTTTAAACTCGTAAATCCAGGGTAATTTACTAACCCAGTCTCTGGAATAGTCATATGATTAATTTCATATATATTGCTAGGAATATCTTTTAGTATCGTTTTTCGAAATCGAGGAAATTCTGTATTTCACTTCAATTTTTAATCTCAAGAGCACTTTAGCACAAATAGGATCATTAGCCAGCAAATTAGTCCAATGAGTTCCTTTGGCATTAATTGATTTCACATAACCATTACTTCTTATGAAATTAAACTCATCATCTCCTATATATCTTTGGAGAGTTATAGAATCCCAATCAATTATTGAATTAGGCTCGCAGGCTTCCCAACGCCATATAGTTATTAGAAATAGAATGATAAATAAAGTTTACCGTATTTTTCTGCTTTGTTGAATCCTTCAATTTTATTAGATGATAGGCCCATAAATTTTTCTTACATTCTAACATTTACATAAAATTAAGTTCCGCGTTGACTTTAATAAAAAACTGAAACAATACCCGTTCTTTCAGGTTTTTTCTAAAATCTCATTATCTGAGTTTTAAGGTATTTGGAAATTGCGTTAATATTATCATAAATAGCAGTCAAGTTTGTGCTAGATAATATATTTAAGGTATCAATTCCTTTAAGTCTCATTACGCTCTCCTTTTCCTTATTTTTCGCGTCATTAAGAATTTCGCTTTCCTTTAATTTATTGGAAAGCTCTTTTATCTTATCCACATCTTCCATAATTTCACCTATTTCTCTTACTATTTTAACATAAGTTGAAAGGGCTTCTAGGTTTTTTGAAATAATCATGTCAGTCCTATCTACCATCCTCAAGAGAAAATATGCTATCTCTTTCGGCGAAATTTCTTCGCTTTCTTCAAAAATTCCTATTACATGGGCATCTATTCCCTTTAACCTTTCTAAAGAACTGAAATTTCCTTTTTTAACCTCATCAGAAATGGATTTAAGGTCTTTCACACTTAATCTAAGAAGCGTGACAAGCAAACTTTTTATGAAGAATTCTAAAGAGTTTCACTTGAATCTAATATCATCCATTAATAGGGCAGTATAATATAAGTCTGAACTACGTCCGAATGATATTGAAGCCCTATTACTTCCGAAAGGATAAATATTATCATTAATGTAGTCGTAGCCCCTTTTAGTCAATATACTCTCAACGATCTTAAAGTCATCCCTAATTGTTTCCTCATAATCTTCAGCACTTTTCATGTAATATAATAACCTGAATCTCAAATTTTATACCTTTTGTGTATCGTGAGATTATTCACGTAGATTAAAATGACACTTTAGAATTAACAAGAAGGTATTCAACAATTGACCTTTAACTCGTTACCTATTTACCAACAATTTTCCAAATCTTACAATCCTAATAATGAGGGAAATATCTGAAACCAGAACTGAAGAAGTAACCGAATAATTTGCCTCATTGAAATAAAAACAGTAGGAAAACTTGAGATTTTTGGGCTATTCCAAGCAATATTTCTTTTTGGTTAAAAGGAAGGTAGAGTATTACTTTCAATTTTGGACAAGAGCAATAAAACCTATATTTCAAGTGTAGTCTACGTCTTTTGATTCTCTTTCTAAAGTTTTAAGTAATATTTTGTTCAGTTAACTCCGACTTAACTTGTCATTTTAACGTGTTTTTTATTTAACGTAAAACTTTAGCTGGGAAAACGTAAAAACCTTAACCCCAAATAGATTAAGGGAGAGTTATACTTCAACTGGAGAGTAAACAGTTGTAGAGATTATTTGAAAAAAGACAAAGAAATGGAAGAAAATATAAAAAATAATCCATGGAAGAAGTTATATTCATTTTTTATCCTCTTTTCACGATACAACCCCTAAAAATTAAGGTAAGTAGAGTCTAGAGTTAGCTTAAAGTAGGAAAAATATTGTAACTGATATTTTCTCTTCAAGTTTTTTATCATATGCTTAACTTTAAAAGATACAAAATGTAACATAACTCATGGACTACTATTTATCAAACATTTCCAAAGTGGAAAAACAGCAAGTACCAATTAGGGGTTCTAATGGGGCTTATATTCAATGGCTAGTTACTAAAAATGAGGGGGCGCATTACGCTGTAAGAAGGTTTACTTTAGAGCCTAATGGCGTAATTCCTATGCATGTACATAAATATCAAGAAACAGTAATTATAATAAAAGGAAAATGTAAAGTATGTGTTGCTGACAAAAGTTATGAGCTAAATGAAGGAGATTACATTTTTATTGATGGAGGAGTTAAACATGCTTTTGTGAATTATGATAAAGAGTTAGAGTTCTTTTGTATAATTGATTACCCAGAAGATATGACTATACAAACGATCGATGAGAAATGTGATGCGGTTAAGATTTCTTCTTATACTGAAGACAACTAAATTTATTGAGAATTCTGATTGTCACGTACTATATCTTTTATACAAATCTAACTAAGGGCTAGTAAAACCTTAGACTGTAAGGAGATATCTAAGTTACCTTGTAGAGAACAATATTATAAAGGTGTTACCATCTTTAGACATAACTAACTGAGAGTTCATCTTCTTGTTTTTAAGATTTTATAAAATAAATGTTAGAAGATCTATTTTGGATTTTCCGTATTATTACAGACTTTTATGAAAATTTAAAGGAAATTAAAAGTTATGTGAGGAAATACATCGTGTTACAATAAAAGCTGAAGATTTATAAAAAGAATTCAATAGCTTTGATGATTTCCAATAAGAGCTTATAGTTAATTGAACTAGTTTAAGCATGTGTGTCCATTTGGAATTTTTAGACCGCGATATTAGATCGAAATTGGTTAAAACTACACATGCCTTAGCATTTTACGTAAAAATTTTAGGTTTAAATAGTTTTTAGATAAATCGTTTTTTAATGATATAAAATTTTCATCTAATACTGATAAATTTGTTCTCTTTGAGATGAAATATAGTATAAATATCTACAGTATCTTTTAAAATGATTAATAATTGTCACGATTTTCCGATAAATGTTACTCATTATCAACTTGTTATATAACATACTGTTGTAGTAGTTTGGTTGAAGTTGATTAGCTGGAATTCTTTTTCAGTAATTATTTGTGAGACCGGTATAGCAAAAACCCAATTAGTTGAAGTAGTTTCTATTATAGTGTTACCCACTACTATTGGTTGTTGTCTAATTATAAATGGGGTTTTAAATACATTAATTATATTACCGTTAGATGCGTTAAGGACTATTATATTTTCTCCCGCCGTAACGATTAAGTAGTTTGACACTAAAACTGGAGCACTTTGAAGTACATTATTTACTAAAACGGGCGATTTCCATAATAATTTCCCTTGTAAAGTAAAGGCGTCAATCCTTCCAGAAACTGTTGGCAAATAAATTATTCCATTATAGACTAAAGCGTTATAGCCGTTATT from Sulfolobus sp. S-194 encodes the following:
- a CDS encoding cupin domain-containing protein, yielding MDYYLSNISKVEKQQVPIRGSNGAYIQWLVTKNEGAHYAVRRFTLEPNGVIPMHVHKYQETVIIIKGKCKVCVADKSYELNEGDYIFIDGGVKHAFVNYDKELEFFCIIDYPEDMTIQTIDEKCDAVKISSYTEDN
- a CDS encoding aldose 1-epimerase, translating into MKIGKGNAEAEILLRGGYLYSFTVNGKDVILRGNLYKPTRGGMALLIPYTNRVKDGEYEFDGIKYSLPKNKEGNAIHGLVLNEAFEVVDKKDDSLTLQYLLKHDGYPSTLLSRVNYKIDENALSIKISITNTGERRAPLTVGTHPYFVISDDWEILTTTDVKQCVMKDKIPTGELVISKFEHRDYDDCFLVNGNVKLKSSYSSILIKRENMPFIQVYTGVKGALAIEPMSGAPDAYHNGLGLKVLNSKEEAHFSFQIFVERI